From a single Miscanthus floridulus cultivar M001 chromosome 8, ASM1932011v1, whole genome shotgun sequence genomic region:
- the LOC136473525 gene encoding uncharacterized protein produces the protein MPVHNAVAAHINAHTHAMVQPASTTANHNNSRSQPINQPAHTQRAPEQPEAQPPSTPPGMTLSLQQVPPVHRYEITAPALLQGPRCYVDASTASDQPNLQPRFAGLGVFILNLQDQPAQAIYIKVKLAACTSVLMAEAASLALASAIIDRLNLTGVSYLSDYEQLVRFLNSDLSNPPDWRIRYFTQTFSNHSRSSSSRVYKIHRRLNTTADALARQATEDSAIHSHNLELSCSFEHHVFQCNLPQALQDVGLDDVTITAARCS, from the coding sequence ATGCCGGTGCACAATGCAGTTGCTGCCCATATAAATGCCCACACTCACGCAATGGTTCAACCGGCTTCTACTACAGCAAACCACAATAACAGCAGGTCACAGCCAATAAATCAGCCTGCACATACTCAACGAGCACCAGAGCAGCCAGAGGCACAGCCACCATCTACTCCACCAGGTATGACGCTCTCGTTGCAACAGGTGCCACCGGTGCACAGGTACGAAATCACAGCACCGGCTCTTCTCCAAGGTCCCCGGTGCTATGTGGATGCTTCCACCGCGTCGGACCAACCAAATTTGCAACCCAGGTTCGCTGGTCTTGGTGTTTTCATCCTTAATCTCCAGGACCAACCAGCACAGGCGATTTACATCAAGGTGAAACTTGCTGCATGCACTTCGGTGCTCATGGCTGAGGCTGCTAGCCTGGCTCTTGCTTCAGCTATCATCGACAGGCTCAACCTCACAGGCGTCAGCTACTTGTCCGACTATGAACAATTGGTTCGCTTCCTGAACAGCGATCTCTCCAACCCTCCGGACTGGAGAATCAGGTACTTTACTCAAACCTTCTCCAACCATTCAAGAAGCAGTTCATCCAGGGTTTACAAGATACACAGGCGGCTCAACACCACAGCTGATGCTCTAGCAAGACAGGCTACAGAAGACTCTGCCATTCACAGCCACAACTTAGAGCTCTCCTGCTCCTTTGAGCACCATGTCTTTCAATGCAATTTGCCACAAGCTCTACAAGATGTAGGCTTGGACGATGTAACAATCACTGCAGCGCGTTGCAGCTAA